The Halorhodospira halophila SL1 genomic sequence CCCTCGGCCGGGAATAGCTGCGCCGGACGCCGTGGCTGTCGAGGAACTCCCGATAGCTCTGGGCGATCATCCCCGAGTTCCACAGCTATGCGCCTAAGTTGTTGAGTCGCCGACGGCGCGACCCCCGAAAATGTCACAACAGGCCTTCAAGCCGGGTGCTGAGGCACCTCTACACCTAGCTCGTCGAAGAGCTGGAGTTGCTCCGGTGTCGGCTTGGTCACCCGCTCGTAGTCCTGCCCGGCGAGGTGAACTTTGTGGCGCTGTATACGGCGCAGCGCCCGTAACGCGTTCTCCGGTGAGTAACCGCTACCAGCCGCCTTGAGACGCCGGCGCAGGATGCGATGCAGAACCAGGGCCAGGAAGCAGATGAGCGCGTGGGCACGGACGCGCTCCGGCAGCCGGTGGTAGACCGGCGCGATTTGGATGTCGCTCTTGAGCACGCGGAAGCCGCGCTCAATGTCCGCAAGGGCCCGATAGCGGTCGGCGATCTCGCTCGGCGAGTACTCGTGGAGGCTCGTGACCAGCAGCAGCTTGCCGTCGAGCCGCTCGGCGGCCGCCCACGCCTCTTCGTCGATGTCATAGCGGAATTGCTCGGCGCCGAGGTCGGCCTTGACGATGCTCGAGAGGCTGCTGCGCAGGACGTGCTGATGGAAGCGCCGATGGGCGCTGCGATCAGTCGAGCGCCGCCCGCGGCCGGGCTTTCCCGCATCCTGGTTGTCGAGTCGCTGGGCCAGGGCCTCGCCGATCTGCTCTAGCCGGTGGATCTTGTGCCGGCGCGAGGCCTGCTGTTCGGCAGCCCGTTGCGGGTTGTGCGCCACAATCAGCCGGCGCCCCTGCCAAGTGGTCTCGGTGACGGCTTCGCCCTCATGCTCTGCCGCCTGCTTCTCGAGCTGCGGCTGCAGCTCGCTCATCAAGCCGGTGAACTCCGCATACCGGCGTCCGGGCACCGCCAGGATGTAATCGATAGCCAGGTCGTGCTGCGCGCTGAGCGCCTCCAGCGTGTCGACATTGTCGAGGCTGAGCAGCCCCCGATCCGCGACCACGGCCACACGCCTGATCGGGTAGCGGCTGAGCAGGCGCTGGAGCATGGGTGCCAGGGTGCGCGTCTCCGCGACATTGCCCTCGAAGACCTCGTGGGCGATCGGCAGGCCATCGGAGGTCTGCACGACCCCGAGGGCGAATTGGCGGGCAACGCCGCCTGTGTCCTTGCTCTTGCCGCGCTGGCGCAGATCGTCCGCGACCTCCTCCACACCGTGGATGCGCACCGTGGTGATGTCCCAGAACACGACGCTGAGCTCCTGATCGAGCAGGGGCTTGAGCTGCCCGGCAATGGCCTGCTCGACCCGCTCGGGGTGGTTCATCAGCGCGTCCATGGCGCGCAGCAGCTGCTCGTGGTGCAGTTGCTCAGAATCCACACCCGGGAGGCTGACATCCTCCTGAAGCCAGTCGAGCACGCCGCGCTTGCTCCGCGGTGCAGCCAGCCGGTTGAAGACCATGGCGCGGATCAGCGCCTCCGCGTCGAACTCGCGCCGCGACGAGCGCAGCGCCTTGCGAAGGGCGTCATCCAGGCCGAGTTCCTGCCAGAGCTGATGGAGCGTCCAAAGGTCTCCGAAGGCGCGAGCACGCTGAAACTCCGGTTCCGCTCTCCGGGGCTCAGACCGCCCAACAGCGCGTTGCAGGCCCTCGATGAGGCCGTCCACCTCGTCATCGCTGAGTTGGTCGGCCCGCCCGAGGTTCGCGACGGTGCGTTGCTTCACCCGTCCGTTGTCGTCGCGGTAGCCCTCGACGAGGCGGACGTAGCGGCGGGGACCGGATCGGACGACGCGTACATACATGCCACGACCGTATAACCCCCTTGTTCTATTTTCAAGGGGCATAGCGATCGTGGCGTGTCACAACAAGGGGTCCGCGCTACGCGCCGCGGGAAGACAGGAGGATCAGCACGTTATCTTCCACTGACTGGGGGTGTGCCGGGGCTCTGCTGTGGAAGTCGGGATCATCGGGGCTCCGCGGTCCTGGTGGACGGTGAGCTCGCCGGGCCGGATGGCATAGCGCTCCAGGGCCTCGCGGAAGAGGTGCTGCGCTAGGGCGGCGTTCTCCTTGCGCGAGATCATCCACGCCACCGGGTAGCGGGAGAACAGGTCCAGGACCTCGTAGAGGTTGAGGTAGACCCCCTTCCGGACCGTGGGCAACTTACTGATATCCCAGGACCAGCCCTCGTTGGGGCCACGGACCACGATCTGCGGCTTCACATGCCGCTGTGGCGGTCGCTGGTTGCGCCGCTCCTGGGTCTGCTCCCGCCGCCGCAAGATCCGGTAGATCGTGGATACCGAGGGCATCGGTCGCCCCTGATTCAGCTCCCGGGCATGGATGACCCGTACCGTTTCGTCCGCGTACGCGGTGCTGTTCACCGTCTCGAGGACGTGCTCGGCCTCCGCCTCCGAGAGCTGGCGCGGTTGCTTGCGTCCCTCTGTGGCCGCCTGGGCCCGTGACCGCCGTCGACGGGGATAGGTCCCCGTGCGGGAGAGCCCGAGGGCGTCACAGGCCCGGCTGCGGGGGACATGCGTGGGGCGCTCCACCAGGCAGCTCATTGCGAGCTCCCGTTGAGGTCCTCGGACAGGGTAGCTAGTTTTTTTTGCAGCTCGACAAGGTCTTCAGCGACCTTGGCACGCTTTTCGAGCCGCGCCTTCTCCTTCTCGAGTTGCTCGATGCGCCGGTCACGATCATCCTTGGCCTTGCGGCCACCGGAGCTGGGCTCCAGGCCCTGTGTCCCTTGCTCCGTCAGGGTCTTGCGCCAGTTGGCCAGCTGGCTCGCATAGAGCCCCTGCTGCCGGAGCCAGGCGGTCTTCTCCCCCTTCGGGAGGGCGTCATGCTCCTCGAGAAGCCGCTGCTTCTCGGCGCTGCTGAACCGCCGCCGGGTTCGCCGCTCGAGGGTCGGCTCCGGCTGGACTTCCTCGCTCTGATCGGTCATCGGGTCATCCTCCGCTCAGCGCCTCTACGTTATACAAGAAAAACGCTTGGCACTGTCGGGCACGAGGCTGACACATAGGGACATGCCACGCGCCGTGCGGCACTTTGCGGCACTTTGAGGCCGCCGGGCTGGAACCCATCCCGGCACCAACCCGCCACAAGACCGGCGTCGAAGCCCGCGACGAGTCGAGCTATTGGGTGCCCTCGGCGAAGGCGCTGCGCATGACCGAGCGGGCGCTTTATGAGTACATGGGGTTGGTGGCAGCGCGGTTTTGAGGCGGCGGTGTTGTCGGAGCCGACGTTAAGCTGCCGGGGCGCCTTAGTATCTGCCCGCAGGACGGCTACCGCCTACGATCCCTACGCCTACGCGGCCAAGGAGATCGGGGTCGATCTCTACACCAAGCCGAACAACTCGCGGCGCGCACGTGGACCGCCCTACTGACGGTGGGGATGATGATGGGCGGGCGTTTTAGCCCACGTCAGAGGGGAAAGGGCTGCGCCATACGCCCTTTCAACCAGGGAGCGAGTCGTCGGTGAAGGCCTCATCGACCGTCTCCGCCCGCAACAACCGAATGGACACCGCGACCTTCGAGGTTGCGCCCTGAGGCGAGTGCTGCTTAGTCTAGTCTTCTAGACTAAGCCCGCCGCGTCACCATGCGCTTGCCCACATGATTGAGACCATCAACATCCACGAGGCCAAGACACACTTGTCCCGTATCCTGGACCGGGTTAGTCAGGGCGAGTCGGTCATCATCGCCCGAGCCGGCCAACCGGTCGCTCGCCTGTCCCGTGTGGAGGCACCACAGCCTGGAACCCGTCAGCGCATCGGCTTCCTGAAGGGGCAGATCGAGGTGCCGGACGACTTCGATCGGATGGGCGATCAAGCCATCATCGACGCCTTCCACGGAGACGACCCCGCCCTCCATGGAACGGATTCCGATGCACCTGCTCCTTGATACCCACATCCTGCTTTGGGCCGCCGCAGATTCCCCCCGGCTCTCCCAGGAAGCCAGGGAACTCCTCCTGGATCCGGAGCATCAGCTCGCCTACAGCGCTGCAAGCCTATGGGAGATCACCATCAAGCGCGGACTGGGCCGTGACGACTTCCGAGTGGAACCGTCGGTGCTCAGGCGCGAGCTCATGGAACATGGCTATGAGGAGCTGGCCATCCGCGGCCCTCACACGCTCGCCGTGGGCAACCTCCCGGACGTGCACAAAGACCCGTTTGATCGGATGCTCGTTGCCCAGGCCCAGGTCGAGGGCTACACGTTGCTGACCCGTGACCATCAAGTCGCACAGTATCCGGGACCGATCCGGCTGGTTTAGTCGCATCGCCCGCTCGATACCCACAGCACAATCAGACGCTCGATGAGTCAGCCGACACCCGACCACGACCAGGACTTCAAGAACCTCATCGTCGACTACCCCCGCGAGGCCATCGGCTTCTTCGCCGGGCAGGAGGCAGCACGCGTCGACGAAAATGCCCGCGTGCTGCCCATCCGCCAGGAGCAGCTCAAGGAACGCCTGGGTCACCATTACCGGGAACTCGACGACAATGAGCACAAGCTGTTCAGACAGCGCTATCCCGACGAGGAGGCCATCATGACCGGGATCGGCAGCCCGGCGGCGTGCCCGAGACCCACTCGGATATCTCCGACCTGGCGCGCGATACCGGCTACCGGCCGCAGGTCTCCGTCAAGGAGGGCGTGCGGCGCACTCTTCGGGAGCTGGGCGTTCGGCGAGCACCTGAAGGCGTAATGGGACATCGGCCGGCCCTTATCGAGCGAACTTGAGGCGGCCGAACGTTATGAGTTGATGCCCGTCCGATCTGCTATCATGTGCTAGCAGTCAGGAGGCCACGGGGAACCAGCCCATGAGCAGCATCAGCGTCCGCCGCCTGGATGAGGAGACACTCCGGCGACTGCGCGCCCGGGCCGATCGGCACGGCGTATCCATGGAGGAGGAGGTGCGGCGCATCCTGCAGTCGGCCGTCTCGGGTCCGGAGCGCTTGGGCGATCTCGCCCGGACCACGTTCGGCCCCACGCACGGCGTTGAGCTTGAACTCCCGCGCCATGACCCACACGATCCGATTACGCCAGAATGACGATCGTGCTCGACACCAATGTCGTCTCCGAGGTGATGCGCCCGCATCCAGAATCGGCAGTGATCGAGTGGCTGAATAGCACCGATGGCAAATCATTATACGTAAGCACGATCACCATCGCCGAGATCGAGTACGGCCTTCACGCCATGCCCGAGGGACAGCGTCGCGAAGACCTTCGCGCACGCTTTGAGACCTTTATCCACACGGCCTTTGCGCAGCGCGTTCTCGGGTTCGATGAACCGTCTGCTCGCCACTACGGGCGCATAATGGCGGCTCGACGCCAAGAGGGCCGGCCCCTGTCGGCGCCGGATGGGCACCGCAGGCCGCAACGAGCCGGAGCGGGCTTGGACATCAATAGTGATAGCGGAGCTGCGCGATCAAGAGCCCGTCGTCCCCGACTTTGTACACCATCCGGTACTCCTCATCGATCCGGCGAGACCAGTAGCCGGCAAGGCCGTGCTTGAGTGGCTCGGGCTTGCCGAGGCCCTCAAAGGGCGCGCGCTGGGTCTCCCGGATCAGCTTGTTGATCCGCCGCAGGGTCGCCTTATCGTTCTTTTGCCAATAGAGGTAGTCTTCCCAGGCGTTCTCGGAGAAGATCAGCCTCATTCCATAAGGTCCCTCTCCTGGCCACCACCCCGTTCCAAATCGGCGACGGACTCCAGCAGACGCCGAGCATTCTTCGGGGAGCGGAGCAGGTAAGCAGTCTCTTGCAGCGCCTCGTAGTCCTCAAGGGAGATCATGACCACGGACTGCGCCTTGTTCCGGGTGATGATAATCGGTGCGTGGTCCTCGCAGACTTTGTCCATGGTACTCGCGAGCTGGCGGCGTGCTGCTGTGTAGCTGATCGCGTCCATGGGCGGCTCCTGTACAATAGACTCCACATGTACATTTTGTCGTACATAACCGAATCTGGCAACTTTGCCGATACCCCCCAGGCGTTGGCCAGTAAGCACCTTGATCGGCCGCCCATCGGCGCGGGTAAAGACATGGTCTTCGGGCTCCTTGGCCACGACATGCTGCCGGAGTTCCTCGGCGGGCGTGGGGGATAAGGGGATCTCGCGCCGGGTCTTGGGGTGCTTGAGCGTCGTCTGCTGTTCCGGCAGTGCAGAGGAAGACGCTGAACATTCTCAGTAGCGGCTCCCAGACGGTGGCATTAGGAGCCTTGCCTCTTGTCACACCTGCTTGCCGCAGAGCGCTTGGCTGTGTGTTTAGGTGACTGTTTTTAAAGGTTTTCCCGAGGCGAGGCGGTGGTGACGAATGGGCGGGACTATTCCAGCCAATCGGGCCGCCGATACCCCTAAAGCGGGGCAAAGCGCTGCGCGATGTGGTGGCGACGGACTCGCTCTCGCCCAAGCCGCGCAGGTAGTCCTCCAAGGCATGGTCAGATCCCCTTGGGCACGGGGGCAACCCGGCCGGACGCGAACAGGGAGGCGCCAACGAGCCACCTTACGGGATCGACCAGTCCTCAACGACCAGCCCAGGAACCCGGTCGAACTCCGGTTTATTGGCGGTAACCACCACTAAATCCTGCGCGCGAGCATGCGCTGCGATCCATAGATCATTGGCGCCAGTAGGCGTGCCGGCACGCTCCACGTCGCACCGTATCGCTGCATACTCGGCTTCGATCGGCCTTTCCAGGGAAAGGATCGTAAGGGCGCGCAGAACCGCTCCCATCTGCTGGCTTAGCCTCGCCGCGCCTTCCTTAGCGGCACCGTAGCGCAGCTCTCCGGCCACAATGAGGCTGGTACAGACTGCACCTCACCAACGCCCCGAACCCGGTTGGCCACGGCACCGCGCGGTCGCGTAATCAGCGCCGAGACCATGTTGGTATCGAGCAGGTAGCTCGGCACCATCCTTAGAGCTCGACCGGGTCGTTGGGAGGCAGCTCGGCATCCACATCCGGGAAAGACTCATCGAGGTCCTCGAGGCCGTCCAGGGTGGCGATCAAACCTTTTCGGCGGACAGGCTCCAGGATCAGGCAATCTCCTTCGCGGCGAAGCACAGCCTCATCACTATCCAGCTCGAAGCCGCGAGGGATCCTGACGGCCTGATTCCGCCCGTTACGGAAGATCCGGACCGTGCGCTTTTCTTCCACGACACCTCCGGGTCATCGGCATATGCCCAGAGCATACGCCCCCCTGCGAATGGTACGTCAACGAAACCCACTCCCCTTTTGAAGACACTTCGGCACAAATCCGGGGCGGCCAGGACGGCGTACGGCTTGCCCCCACCCCGGTCCCGTGATTTGATAGGCGGTCACAATCAGACCAGCATCGCCAGGCGGGCCGCGATGCGGCCTGAGCGCCCTGGCGGTAGCGTGTCAACCCAGCCGTTGTGCTTAGGGTCTCGCGAACAGGCTATTACGCCTGGGTCGGCTGGGGCGGGCGTGACAACCGGACCAAGGCACCGTTCGCGTCCCGCGAACCGAGTATGGCTCGCCGCGACTTGCTCTAGAGCTGCAGGTGCACGGCATGGCGTTTCCCTGGCTGTCCGGTCCTGATACCCTTACCACCTATGTGCCCTCAGGTTCACCGTTGCCTAAGCATACCCCGTCGACCATTATCCTCCCCGGTTACGAGCGAACGGTCCGGGACATCGCCTCGGCGCTCGAGGCAAACGTCCACCCCATCCGCGACCACTCTACTCTTGAACTTATTAAGTCCAGCAAAGCCCTGGTCTATCGCTGGTCGTGTGCCGAGAAACCGCCCCTTATTATCAAATTCTATTACGCGCACACCATCAAGGATCGGCTGAAAGCACTCCTGCGCCCCCCCAAATCACTATTACAAACGGCTCTGGCCCTGCGCGCGAAAGGCATTCGTGTACCGCGACCCGTCGCCGCAATACAGGTCCATCTAGATTCCCGTAGATATGGCGCTTACATCATGGAGTGCGCGCCAGGAGCAACACTTAGAGAGTGGGGGCGCAAGGGCCTCCCTGATACTTACCATATGCACCTTGCAGAAGAGATGGGGTTCCTGTGGGGCCTTCTTTTACGCCACAACTACCTTCATATGGACCCCATACGGGGCAACTTTCTCTACGACACCGGTGGCGCCCTCACCGCTCTCGATATCGATAACATTTACAAACTTCCATGGTTACCAGACACTGTGCGCGCGCGTCGATTACTCAAAATGGCACACTGGCATTTGCTTCGATCACCCCAGTTGCTTGGGGACACCCCGGAACGCGAGCTCATCAAGCGTTTTGTTCACGCCTATGCGCGGGGACGAGGGGTTACGGCTGTCGAGGCTTGGCGAGAATGGCGCCACGTTGTTGATCGGCTTGCTAGGCGAAACCCCCACGCTTATTACGTTTTGCAACGTGTCCCTCTGAGGCCGTAGATGATTAGACACCACCGGGATATTAGTTACACCGTCGTCGTTCCGGTCTATAACAAGGCTCCTCATTTGGCGCGTTGCCTCGACTCGATCCTCCAGCAACAGCGCCAGGACTTGGAAGTCATCGCGGTCAACGACGCTTCTACCGACTCAAGTCTCACTGTACTCGAGGATTATCAGCATAACTTACCAATCCGGATTTTTAGCCGTGACCAACCTGGCCCGGGTGGATACGCCGCTCGTAACCTGGCGATCGCGAATGCAAGATCAGAATGGATCGCGTTTTTGGACGCGGACGACACCTGGGAGAAAGGCTATTTAACCGAACTGGACGCCTTAAGGCGACGATTCCCAGAAGCTGACATAATCGGGACCGGTTATAGGATCATCGATCCAGAAACGCAACACGACCACCGCTTTACGCGGCTGAACCGCAGCGGTGACCAACGCTGGATAAGCTTAAATAATTTCATCGATAGCTACTTGAACCGTGGTGGCTGCTTTCAAACCTCTGCGACCGCAGCTCGCCGGAGCACGCTTTTAGCCGCTGGAGGCTTCCCAGAAAAAACGGCTCGCCAGGGTGGCGACGTTGACACCTGGCTCCGCTGCATGCTCGTCGGAACCGGCGGCGCGTGGTCCCCTTCTGTCAAAATGCGCTATCACCGTGACGCGGTTAACCAGGTGACCGCGAACCCGGATAACCTGCGCCAACCTCACCCAGTGGCGACCACTGCTGCTTCGTATGCGCAAGCACTTCACGATCGCCAGCAGAAGCGACTTCTGCGTCGACTTGGCAACAAAAAGGGCCTAAAACGCGCACGTGATGCCGCAGCTGCCGGGCTCTATGACTACATTTTAGTAGCGGAATTAAACCGGTTCGACGCCGTCTACTGGCTTCACCGGGCCTTACTACCAGTTAAGAACATAGTCGCAAAAGGGCATCGGTTTGTTTAACACACACAAAGCGTACTGGCGATCTATCCTTCCCCCCTTTGAGCCTTGGGCAAATGTCCGACTCGCGATCGCTGATCGCATTGGCTTCCTTGCCTTGCTCCTCATAGCCTTCACAGGGCTGTGGATCGGCGATTTATACCGTCTTGGCCTGGCATTGGTGGTGGTTGCTTTCTTGATAGCCGCCGTGGACCTGTGGCCAAGCATGAAGCGCAGCGCTCTGTTTTGGGTCGGCGTCGCCTTCGTGCTCTTCGCTACGATACGCCACTGGGTGGCTGTGGTGGAGTTGGGCATCGATATGGTGGACTCGCCACCCAAGACCTCACAAATGATCCGCACCTCTCCGCTCCTGGTCGCTTTCGCGGCGATATGGCTCCGTGGGGACGAACAACGTCTAGTGTGGTTTCTGTCGGCGACGTTACTCGGTGCAATAGCTTGGCTTATTACGTCGACTCATTGGGACGCGTTTATTGAAATGTTCCGCAACTGGGACTGGAGCAACGCGCGTCGAGAGCTGTACGAAGGGAGCACCAACCGCACCCCATTTATTTATCTAGTTCTCAGCCTGGCTCTTATTACAATCGGCACTGGCTTTGTCGTACGATGCACCCATGTGTGGTGGCGTGCTGGCCTTTTCATCGCTTCCCTGACAATGGCCGTTGGATTCTTGTCGCTTACCTTGACCATCGAGACGCGTGGTGCCCAAATCGCAGCATTTGTGGCTTATGGGTTGCTTGCTGCGGCAATGGTCAGTAAGGGGCTCCGCCACCTCGGCATCATTAACCGGGGGACCCGCTGGGCATTAACGGCCACAGGGGGCGCAACCATCATTGCTATCGGAATCGCGCTCTGGATCACCATCGGCACTAGTAGTGAGCGACTGCACAATACGATGGAGGCAGGAAAAGCGTTAGCACAAAATCCGGACTATCTCCACGAGCCTTTCGAAGCGGCACAGGAGCATGACGCCATTCGAGCCGGGAGCGTAGTCCAGCGCCTCAACCTGGTAAGCTTGGCTGCTGATGCGATCGCGGAACGACCATTGGTCGGATGGGGAGGAGGCACTAGTCATAAATGGGTACGCGAGTACGGACGTACTGATTTTCACAACTGGTATCTTGATGTAACGGTTGCTTTTGGTCTGATCGGCGCCGCCCTTTATTTCGGCGGCTTCGTCTATATCCTAGGAAGCAGCATTAGGGCCCGAATGATTCATCGACTTGATCCTCATGTCGCCCTGTTTGCCTTCAGCGCTACGGCAGCTTGGTTGACAACACAGCTATTCACCACTTGGATCAGCGCCGCACAAGGACGTTTTACATTAGTATTTATTGCGACATTGTTGGCGTTCGCTCACACTGCGCGCTGGCTGCCGGAGCTACGAAAAAAATAAAGAAAACAATAAAGGGGCTCATTTTATACACCAGAACAGCCCACCAAAGGATTAAAGGCATAAGTGTACATAAAGACTCTTGGAATAGAGACAGACCGCGTCCCTCGAGTATTCCGGAGCCGGCATCTGCCTGGGAGGCGGATTGTTGACATTCTAGGACCAACCGGCTGCGGAAAATCTACGTTTATGGCCCAAACACTCAGAGAACGACATTGGAAATTTAAAAAGGAGCCTGTTCGAGGCGCCCCGATCAAGGAAATTAGCGAGGAGCGGGCGCGGCTTTTAAACAGACACGCACAGCGTATAGCGAACCAGAATTTTCACCCGCTTTACATTAAGGAGGCGATCAAGAAAATTTGTTTAGACGAGGCGCTTGAGAAGAAAGACAGCTGTACCATCGTAGACGAAGGCTTCTTCTACTGGTTTATGCATGATCTATACGGAGCGATCCAGGAAAATCGCACCTGGGTGCACAAGCTGCTGCAGCGACGCGCAATTATTGAACTAATTGTTCCGCCTGAAAAAACAGCCGAACGGGCACTATTTCGCTCTAGGAGAGGCGGCAAAGTGGCGCGCTGCCACGCAGAAAAAAGTTATCACGAAATCGTCAAGATGAGCGAGGAACGAATTATTGCGACAAATGCTTTTACAAAAGCGGTTGAACAACTCGGCGTTCCAGTTGCTCGGATTGACTGGGACGAGAAGACCCTAGCCTTTCACCGGGAAACGATTCAAAAGACGATTTGCTCTTAACAGCCTGGTATCGCCAAACAGGCTAGAGACGGTACGAGCACGAGAACACCGGGTATTATGCGAATACGATTTTGATTTGGACGATGGATCGTGCATAGCGCGCTAGGCGCTGGTTCTAGATCCCGTGCCATGCCTCGAGAGCCCGAACATTGGCCGCAGGCAGCCACGATAAAACCGCAGCCCCTTATGGCGCACCCGACGCAACGGCAAATAAATCCACCACAGCACGAACCGCTCCGCATGACCCAGGTCCGCACCCCGCTTCTCCACGTAGGCTGCCCAGACGCGGGCGAAGTCCTCGTGCGAAAGTCGCAGCTTGAGGAGCAGACGGGCGGCGTTGAAGCAGCTCGGCCGCCCCTCGGCCAGCGCCTCCAGGTCGACGATGGTCAGCCCCTCTGTCTCGGCGCCCTCCTCCCCCCCTTCCGCAACGCTGGCAACGGCCAGCATATTCCCCATTCGGCAATCCTGTAGATAGACGCCGCTGGCGTGGAGCCGGGCCTGGAAGCGCCCCACCCGATCCGCCAGCTCGCCCAGCTCCGCACCCTCGTCCGGTTCCGGCAGCGGCTGGGCGTCGACGTAGCGGCAGATGAGGCAGGCGGCGACGACAGCATCCCCTTGGTAGCGATCCACTGCGCCGAGCGGCTGAGCAACGACACCCGGCAGCGCCCGGTCAAGGCGTCGCCCGGTTAGCCAGGCCGCCACCGCCGAACGTCGCTTGGTCTTGCCGGGGTTGGTGTACTTGAGCACCAGCGGACCAAACTCCTCCGTATCCAGACGATAGACATCGTGGCGCCGCCGAGAAGCCAACAACTCGCCGCGTACGGGCAACTCGGCCTCCCAGCGCGGCAGCCACTCCGCCAGCTCTGCCGGGGTCAGCACGCGGCTGTCGGTCAGCCACAGGGCACCGTCTTCGCCCTGCGCATGGGCAATAGCCGGGTCCTGGTGGGTTTCGGACTGAATACGGGCTTGGAGGTACTGCACGGACGTCGAACCTAGCAACGTGGAACGAAGGCCCGTACTTTATCACGCTCGGCTTTTCGAGTTAGGCGGCATCGCCCGCCACGCCCAGGGTGTAGGCCGCCAGCCCCCGTCGCACCGCCTCGCCCGGATCCGGCTCCTGGTACGCGCGCATGCACCCCTCCACCCAGCGGCTGTGCACATGGCGGACGTGCACGACCACCGTGGGCACCGCCAGGATCTGCGCCATGGCGAAACGGTGGCGGCCGTTGCCCAGACGCACCAGCCGTCCGTGGCGATCGATGGCCACGCGGACGTCGTCCTTCGGCTCTCCGCCGAGCTCCTGCTGGCCGAGGAAGCCATTGGCGCGCATGTTCTCGTAGGCATCGAACATCCGCTGGAAGTAAGCCTGGAGCTCCTGCTCCCGCTTGATCCCTTTGCGAACCGACTTCCCCTGAACCATCTTTCGATAGAGCTTGCGGTACTCGTCGGTCTGCTCGATGGGCAGCCCCTGCTCGAAGATCTGGTAGATGGTCCGGCTGTGCCGGCAAGCCTCGCGCCAGGTGGGGTCCGTCGCCAGCGGATAGACCAGACGGTCCCAGGGTCCGGCAATGAGCTGGTAGCCACCGAGGATGT encodes the following:
- a CDS encoding type II toxin-antitoxin system VapC family toxin gives rise to the protein MHLLLDTHILLWAAADSPRLSQEARELLLDPEHQLAYSAASLWEITIKRGLGRDDFRVEPSVLRRELMEHGYEELAIRGPHTLAVGNLPDVHKDPFDRMLVAQAQVEGYTLLTRDHQVAQYPGPIRLV
- a CDS encoding PIN domain-containing protein — translated: MAGELRYGAAKEGAARLSQQMGAVLRALTILSLERPIEAEYAAIRCDVERAGTPTGANDLWIAAHARAQDLVVVTANKPEFDRVPGLVVEDWSIP
- a CDS encoding antitoxin, translated to MEEKRTVRIFRNGRNQAVRIPRGFELDSDEAVLRREGDCLILEPVRRKGLIATLDGLEDLDESFPDVDAELPPNDPVEL
- a CDS encoding transposase produces the protein MTDQSEEVQPEPTLERRTRRRFSSAEKQRLLEEHDALPKGEKTAWLRQQGLYASQLANWRKTLTEQGTQGLEPSSGGRKAKDDRDRRIEQLEKEKARLEKRAKVAEDLVELQKKLATLSEDLNGSSQ
- a CDS encoding type II toxin-antitoxin system Phd/YefM family antitoxin, translated to MDAISYTAARRQLASTMDKVCEDHAPIIITRNKAQSVVMISLEDYEALQETAYLLRSPKNARRLLESVADLERGGGQERDLME
- a CDS encoding glycosyltransferase family 2 protein — its product is MIRHHRDISYTVVVPVYNKAPHLARCLDSILQQQRQDLEVIAVNDASTDSSLTVLEDYQHNLPIRIFSRDQPGPGGYAARNLAIANARSEWIAFLDADDTWEKGYLTELDALRRRFPEADIIGTGYRIIDPETQHDHRFTRLNRSGDQRWISLNNFIDSYLNRGGCFQTSATAARRSTLLAAGGFPEKTARQGGDVDTWLRCMLVGTGGAWSPSVKMRYHRDAVNQVTANPDNLRQPHPVATTAASYAQALHDRQQKRLLRRLGNKKGLKRARDAAAAGLYDYILVAELNRFDAVYWLHRALLPVKNIVAKGHRFV
- a CDS encoding IS1634 family transposase; translated protein: MYVRVVRSGPRRYVRLVEGYRDDNGRVKQRTVANLGRADQLSDDEVDGLIEGLQRAVGRSEPRRAEPEFQRARAFGDLWTLHQLWQELGLDDALRKALRSSRREFDAEALIRAMVFNRLAAPRSKRGVLDWLQEDVSLPGVDSEQLHHEQLLRAMDALMNHPERVEQAIAGQLKPLLDQELSVVFWDITTVRIHGVEEVADDLRQRGKSKDTGGVARQFALGVVQTSDGLPIAHEVFEGNVAETRTLAPMLQRLLSRYPIRRVAVVADRGLLSLDNVDTLEALSAQHDLAIDYILAVPGRRYAEFTGLMSELQPQLEKQAAEHEGEAVTETTWQGRRLIVAHNPQRAAEQQASRRHKIHRLEQIGEALAQRLDNQDAGKPGRGRRSTDRSAHRRFHQHVLRSSLSSIVKADLGAEQFRYDIDEEAWAAAERLDGKLLLVTSLHEYSPSEIADRYRALADIERGFRVLKSDIQIAPVYHRLPERVRAHALICFLALVLHRILRRRLKAAGSGYSPENALRALRRIQRHKVHLAGQDYERVTKPTPEQLQLFDELGVEVPQHPA
- a CDS encoding DDE-type integrase/transposase/recombinase, whose product is MSCLVERPTHVPRSRACDALGLSRTGTYPRRRRSRAQAATEGRKQPRQLSEAEAEHVLETVNSTAYADETVRVIHARELNQGRPMPSVSTIYRILRRREQTQERRNQRPPQRHVKPQIVVRGPNEGWSWDISKLPTVRKGVYLNLYEVLDLFSRYPVAWMISRKENAALAQHLFREALERYAIRPGELTVHQDRGAPMIPTSTAEPRHTPSQWKITC
- a CDS encoding type II toxin-antitoxin system VapC family toxin codes for the protein MTIVLDTNVVSEVMRPHPESAVIEWLNSTDGKSLYVSTITIAEIEYGLHAMPEGQRREDLRARFETFIHTAFAQRVLGFDEPSARHYGRIMAARRQEGRPLSAPDGHRRPQRAGAGLDINSDSGAARSRARRPRLCTPSGTPHRSGETSSRQGRA
- a CDS encoding FitA-like ribbon-helix-helix domain-containing protein — encoded protein: MSSISVRRLDEETLRRLRARADRHGVSMEEEVRRILQSAVSGPERLGDLARTTFGPTHGVELELPRHDPHDPITPE
- a CDS encoding type II toxin-antitoxin system Phd/YefM family antitoxin, with protein sequence MIETINIHEAKTHLSRILDRVSQGESVIIARAGQPVARLSRVEAPQPGTRQRIGFLKGQIEVPDDFDRMGDQAIIDAFHGDDPALHGTDSDAPAP
- a CDS encoding Txe/YoeB family addiction module toxin, which produces MRLIFSENAWEDYLYWQKNDKATLRRINKLIRETQRAPFEGLGKPEPLKHGLAGYWSRRIDEEYRMVYKVGDDGLLIAQLRYHY